In one Massilia endophytica genomic region, the following are encoded:
- a CDS encoding MFS transporter, with amino-acid sequence MVWLMASATGLIVANLYYAQPLVGPISQATGLDPGAAGLIVTLTQIGYCLGLLFIVPLGDLVENRKLILGALSLTGAALFAAAFSSSAALFLAAAFCIGLGSVAAQVVVPFAAHLSKPETRGKTVGTVMSGLLLGIMLARPVSSLVTDMLGWHAIFVLSAIGTGVLAFVLRSRLPQRVPAHAMSYPALLGSMWQLLKTTPILRRRAAYQFCMFGAFSLFWTTVPLVLAGPQFGLSQTGIALFALAGVAGAVASPIAGHRADKGKTRSTTAMALGAGALSFAVPLLFTQGGYAVQLGMLVCASIVLDMGVSANLVVGQRSIYALGAEVRSRLNGLYMSIFFMGGALGSSLGGWMFAHHGWRGVLLAGLIFPAAALILYATEFTQRAKP; translated from the coding sequence ATGGTGTGGCTGATGGCGAGCGCCACTGGCCTCATCGTCGCCAACCTGTATTACGCACAGCCGCTGGTCGGCCCCATCAGCCAGGCCACCGGCCTCGATCCGGGCGCGGCGGGCCTGATCGTGACGCTCACGCAGATCGGCTACTGTCTCGGCCTTCTCTTCATCGTTCCGCTTGGCGACCTGGTGGAGAACCGCAAGCTCATACTCGGCGCCCTCTCCCTCACCGGCGCCGCCCTGTTCGCGGCGGCCTTCAGCAGCAGCGCAGCCCTCTTTCTCGCCGCGGCCTTCTGCATCGGCCTTGGCTCCGTAGCGGCGCAGGTGGTGGTGCCGTTTGCCGCCCACCTCTCGAAACCCGAGACGCGCGGCAAGACCGTGGGCACTGTGATGAGCGGACTGCTGCTGGGCATCATGCTCGCGCGGCCCGTGTCGAGCCTTGTGACGGACATGCTGGGCTGGCACGCGATCTTCGTGCTGTCCGCCATCGGCACCGGCGTGCTCGCCTTCGTGCTGCGCAGCAGGCTGCCGCAGCGCGTTCCGGCCCATGCCATGAGCTACCCGGCGTTGCTCGGATCCATGTGGCAGCTCCTGAAGACGACGCCCATCCTGCGCCGCCGCGCCGCCTACCAGTTCTGCATGTTCGGCGCTTTCAGCCTGTTCTGGACCACGGTGCCGCTCGTACTGGCGGGACCGCAGTTCGGCCTCTCCCAGACGGGTATTGCGCTCTTTGCGCTGGCGGGCGTGGCAGGCGCCGTTGCATCGCCCATCGCCGGGCACCGCGCGGACAAGGGGAAAACGCGCTCCACCACGGCCATGGCCCTGGGCGCAGGCGCCCTCTCCTTTGCCGTGCCGCTGCTGTTCACGCAAGGCGGCTATGCCGTGCAGCTTGGAATGCTGGTGTGCGCATCCATCGTGCTGGACATGGGCGTGTCGGCCAACCTCGTGGTCGGCCAGCGCTCCATCTACGCCCTGGGTGCGGAAGTGCGCAGCCGCCTGAATGGCCTGTACATGTCGATCTTCTTCATGGGCGGCGCGCTCGGTTCATCGCTGGGCGGCTGGATGTTCGCCCACCATGGCTGGCGCGGCGTGCTCCTTGCGGGCCTGATATTCCCGGCCGCGGCGCTGATCCTGTACGCGACCGAGTTCACGCAGCGCGCTAAACCTTGA
- a CDS encoding FCD domain-containing protein, which translates to MTARKPAAARLSDIVASELETRILEGSLKPGDRLPAERELAVELGVSRPSLRAALQALGAKGLLITRHGGGTFVTDSMQAPFVDPWQQMLKDHPNIHGDLLEFRHMLESQAAQLAAERATEADLERIGACFAAMEQAFGGSDLEACITTDVAFHQAIAEAAHNVLIGHLNSSLHKVLQGHVQGNLEYLNARPELWGQVMVQHRAIWDAIRERRNETAAHASRHHIEFVRRTTLETLRDEERRNRASRRLGAAG; encoded by the coding sequence ATGACTGCACGCAAGCCTGCCGCCGCCCGCCTTTCCGATATCGTCGCCAGCGAACTGGAAACCCGCATCCTCGAAGGATCGCTGAAGCCCGGCGACCGCCTGCCAGCCGAACGCGAACTGGCCGTGGAGCTGGGCGTATCGCGCCCTTCCCTGCGCGCTGCCCTGCAGGCGCTCGGCGCCAAGGGCCTGCTGATCACGCGCCATGGCGGCGGCACCTTCGTCACCGATTCCATGCAGGCGCCCTTCGTCGATCCCTGGCAGCAGATGCTGAAGGACCATCCGAACATTCATGGCGACCTGCTGGAGTTCAGGCACATGCTGGAAAGCCAGGCCGCCCAGCTGGCGGCGGAACGGGCAACGGAGGCGGACCTTGAACGCATTGGCGCCTGTTTCGCGGCGATGGAGCAGGCTTTTGGCGGGAGCGACCTGGAAGCCTGCATCACGACGGACGTGGCCTTCCACCAGGCGATTGCGGAAGCCGCGCACAATGTGCTGATCGGCCACCTGAATTCCAGCCTGCACAAGGTGCTGCAAGGGCACGTGCAGGGCAATCTCGAATATCTGAACGCACGGCCCGAGTTGTGGGGCCAGGTGATGGTGCAGCACCGCGCCATCTGGGATGCGATACGCGAGCGCCGCAACGAGACGGCCGCCCACGCATCGCGGCATCACATCGAATTCGTGCGGCGCACCACGCTTGAAACGCTGCGTGACGAGGAGCGCCGCAACCGCGCCAGCCGGAGGCTGGGCGCGGCGGGCTAA
- a CDS encoding LLM class flavin-dependent oxidoreductase, whose translation MIPFSILDLSPIAEGSDVSTSLRNTLDLAQHGERWGYRRYWLAEHHGMPGIASAATSVVIAHVAGGTSTIRVGAGGIMLPNHSPLVIAEQFGTLEALFPGRIDLGLGRAPGSDQTTARALRRNLGSDADEFPQDVAELQDYMSDQPRQRVMAVPGQGAKVPLWILGSSLFGAQLAAHMGLPFAFASHFAPQMMMQAVALYRDNFRPSAQLEKPYVMLGYNVFAADSDEEAQLRATSMQQAFVNLRTGRPSRLPPPVANFRQQLGPAENAMLDSVLSCSAIGSPETVKSQLKAFIASTKPDELMITSQIHEHAARLRSYEILADIHKQL comes from the coding sequence ATGATCCCATTCTCCATACTCGACCTCTCGCCCATCGCCGAAGGCAGCGACGTTTCCACTTCCCTGCGCAACACGCTGGACCTTGCCCAGCATGGCGAGCGCTGGGGCTACCGGCGCTACTGGCTGGCGGAGCACCACGGCATGCCGGGCATTGCCAGCGCCGCGACCTCGGTCGTCATCGCCCATGTGGCGGGCGGCACGTCCACCATCCGCGTCGGCGCGGGCGGCATCATGCTGCCCAACCATTCGCCCTTGGTAATCGCCGAGCAGTTCGGCACACTCGAAGCGCTCTTCCCGGGCCGCATCGACCTTGGCCTGGGCCGTGCGCCGGGTTCGGACCAGACCACGGCGCGCGCCCTGCGCCGCAACCTGGGCTCCGATGCCGACGAGTTCCCGCAGGATGTGGCGGAACTGCAGGACTACATGTCCGACCAGCCCCGCCAGCGGGTCATGGCCGTGCCGGGCCAGGGCGCCAAGGTGCCTTTGTGGATACTGGGTTCCAGCCTGTTCGGCGCCCAGCTGGCAGCCCATATGGGCCTTCCCTTTGCATTCGCCTCGCACTTCGCGCCGCAGATGATGATGCAGGCGGTGGCGCTCTACCGCGACAACTTCCGCCCCTCGGCCCAGCTGGAGAAGCCTTACGTCATGCTGGGCTATAACGTCTTCGCGGCGGACAGCGACGAGGAAGCCCAGCTCCGCGCGACCTCCATGCAGCAGGCCTTCGTGAACCTGCGCACCGGCCGTCCTTCGCGCCTGCCCCCGCCGGTGGCGAACTTCCGCCAGCAGCTCGGTCCCGCGGAGAATGCGATGCTCGATTCGGTGCTGTCCTGCTCCGCCATCGGTTCGCCGGAAACGGTCAAGTCGCAGCTCAAGGCCTTCATCGCCAGCACGAAGCCGGACGAACTGATGATCACTTCCCAGATCCACGAACACGCCGCGCGCCTGCGCTCCTACGAGATCCTGGCGGACATTCACAAGCAGCTCTGA
- a CDS encoding hybrid sensor histidine kinase/response regulator has protein sequence MVTSRNIDQSTCIPDDVQTTPQNPAQRLPSIRFRLALLVMSCVLPAAVVSAFLIYDHYRVERTGMLTEAMGTARSMVSVVDRDFDTVITALRALSVSDDIEPSRLAEFQRQADNVHAILPITGITLYDPRTRRELMSTAASHGELRFEAANAALLDQVQGDGLPAISGLYRTAAGAAAITVAVPVLREGVARYVLAGQVQPSALGAILFDQKMPDTWRGGILDADGRVVARTHMIERLQGKPVPAHIMQRVVAKPEDMFESETMDKIEVMTLYSRSQKSGWTVILGIPTEQLTAGLLRTLQSLIIATVVLLAMGLGMAWLVGGRIAHSMQALIAPATALGKGEAVQTPQVDFLEAEQVGASLLRASQTLADARERAGREILERRAAQEALQTADRRKDEFLATLAHELRNPMAPLVNSLEILRMSAKDKALPANVLDVMDRQLRQMVRLVDDLLDVSRITTDKLSIRKEPLILQDVVRHSIETSTPLVQQRRHALSVQMPDAPVPLAGDGTRLAQVFSNLLNNAAKYTQTGGRIGLAATVKDGQARIEISDNGIGIAADALPHVFDIFFQADQSLGRSQAGLGIGLSLARRLVELHGGALSASSAGPGQGSTFTVELPVAEEEGGTVLPAQHSGAPLRPLRVLVADDNVDHANTLRTLLQARGQTIQVCYDGLSALHAAESFDPQLAFLDIGMPRMDGYELAHRLRSTGRHGRCLLVAVTGWGQDRDQQRSKAAGFDRHIVKPLQAAQLDALLRERAAMEEHSNPLAHQGFA, from the coding sequence ATGGTAACGTCACGCAATATTGACCAGTCTACATGCATTCCCGACGACGTGCAGACCACCCCTCAAAATCCAGCCCAGCGACTTCCCTCGATCCGCTTCCGGCTGGCTCTGCTGGTCATGAGCTGCGTGCTTCCGGCCGCCGTCGTTTCCGCTTTTCTCATCTACGACCACTACCGCGTTGAGCGCACGGGCATGCTGACCGAGGCCATGGGCACGGCACGTTCAATGGTCTCGGTGGTGGACCGCGATTTCGACACGGTGATCACGGCCCTCCGCGCCCTCTCCGTTTCCGACGATATCGAGCCCTCCAGGCTGGCCGAATTCCAGCGCCAGGCGGACAATGTGCACGCCATCCTGCCCATCACGGGCATCACGCTCTACGACCCGCGCACGCGGCGCGAACTGATGAGCACTGCGGCCAGCCACGGCGAGCTGCGCTTCGAGGCGGCCAATGCAGCGCTGCTGGATCAGGTCCAGGGCGATGGCCTTCCGGCCATCTCGGGCCTCTACCGCACCGCCGCCGGCGCCGCCGCCATTACCGTGGCCGTGCCGGTGCTGCGCGAGGGCGTGGCGCGCTATGTGCTCGCCGGCCAGGTACAGCCTTCGGCGCTTGGCGCCATCCTCTTCGACCAGAAGATGCCCGATACCTGGCGTGGCGGCATTCTGGATGCGGATGGACGCGTCGTGGCGCGCACGCACATGATCGAACGCCTGCAGGGCAAGCCGGTGCCAGCGCACATCATGCAGCGTGTCGTGGCCAAGCCTGAGGACATGTTCGAGTCCGAGACCATGGACAAGATCGAGGTGATGACGCTGTACAGCCGTTCCCAGAAGTCCGGCTGGACCGTTATCCTCGGCATCCCCACGGAGCAGCTGACAGCGGGCCTGCTGCGCACCCTGCAGTCGCTCATCATCGCCACCGTGGTGCTGCTGGCGATGGGCCTGGGCATGGCCTGGCTGGTCGGCGGGCGCATCGCCCATTCCATGCAGGCCCTGATCGCCCCCGCCACGGCACTGGGCAAGGGCGAAGCGGTGCAGACGCCGCAGGTCGACTTCCTGGAGGCGGAACAGGTGGGCGCATCGCTGCTGCGGGCCTCGCAGACCCTGGCCGATGCGCGCGAGCGCGCCGGCCGCGAAATCCTGGAGCGCCGCGCCGCGCAGGAAGCCTTGCAGACGGCCGACCGGCGCAAGGACGAATTCCTCGCCACGCTGGCGCACGAACTGCGCAACCCCATGGCGCCGCTGGTGAACTCGCTGGAGATCCTGCGCATGTCGGCCAAGGACAAGGCGCTGCCCGCCAACGTACTCGATGTGATGGACCGCCAGCTGCGCCAGATGGTGCGCCTGGTGGACGACCTGCTCGACGTGTCGCGCATCACCACCGACAAACTGAGCATCCGCAAGGAGCCGCTGATCCTGCAGGACGTGGTCAGGCACTCCATCGAAACCTCCACGCCGCTGGTGCAGCAGCGCAGGCATGCGCTGTCCGTGCAGATGCCGGATGCCCCGGTGCCGCTGGCGGGCGACGGCACGCGGCTTGCGCAGGTGTTCTCCAATCTTCTGAACAACGCAGCAAAATACACCCAGACCGGCGGCCGTATCGGACTCGCGGCCACGGTGAAGGACGGCCAGGCGAGGATCGAGATCAGCGACAACGGCATCGGCATTGCAGCCGATGCCCTGCCCCATGTCTTCGACATCTTCTTCCAGGCCGACCAGTCCCTCGGCCGCTCGCAGGCAGGCCTTGGCATCGGTCTCTCGCTGGCGCGCCGCCTGGTGGAACTGCACGGCGGCGCCCTCAGCGCCAGCAGCGCGGGGCCGGGCCAGGGCAGCACCTTCACTGTCGAACTGCCGGTGGCCGAGGAAGAAGGGGGCACGGTCCTGCCCGCGCAGCATAGCGGCGCGCCCTTGCGCCCCCTGCGCGTGCTGGTCGCGGACGACAACGTCGATCACGCGAACACGCTGCGCACCCTGCTTCAGGCGCGCGGCCAGACTATCCAGGTGTGCTACGACGGCCTGAGCGCCCTGCATGCAGCCGAGAGCTTCGACCCGCAGCTGGCGTTCCTCGATATCGGCATGCCCCGCATGGACGGCTACGAGCTGGCGCACCGCCTGCGCTCCACGGGACGCCACGGCCGCTGCCTGCTCGTCGCCGTCACCGGCTGGGGCCAGGACCGGGACCAGCAGCGCTCCAAGGCGGCAGGCTTCGACCGCCACATCGTCAAGCCCCTGCAGGCGGCCCAGCTGGACGCCCTGCTGCGCGAGCGGGCAGCGATGGAGGAGCACTCAAATCCACTCGCCCATCAGGGCTTTGCTTGA
- a CDS encoding acyltransferase family protein, which translates to MTNPAQGRLVSLDAFRGFTIASMLLVNNPGDWGHLYSQLAHAHWNGWTFTDWIFPFFLFIGGVSMSFSLGRQAEAGADKGSLLRKLFKRAALIFLIGLALNFIPKFDPATLRIPGVLQRIALCTALAAPLVVYFNWRQQLWWIAGLLAFYSGVMLLIPVPGPDGVVAAGLLEPGRDVGAYIDRLFLSGHMWAQSKTWDPEGLFTTIPALCSQLFGVLTGRWLLTLYERSEKTAWMLVAGLGMLLAGAILDVVLMPINKSLWTTSYCLFTTGWALLMFGVFYWLLDAAPSYPMRARMEKHAQFFIIYGMNALFIFAFSGLVAKLIGFFKLHAALYAPIKALPLEPEAQSLVYALLFNTAMFAVAWYMWRRRWFVKV; encoded by the coding sequence ATGACGAATCCTGCACAGGGCCGCCTGGTGTCGCTCGACGCCTTCCGCGGCTTCACCATCGCCAGCATGCTGCTGGTGAATAACCCCGGCGACTGGGGGCATCTCTACTCCCAGCTCGCGCACGCGCACTGGAACGGCTGGACCTTCACCGACTGGATCTTCCCCTTCTTCCTTTTCATCGGCGGCGTGTCGATGAGCTTTTCGCTCGGCCGCCAGGCGGAGGCGGGCGCGGACAAGGGAAGCCTGCTGCGCAAGCTGTTCAAGCGCGCCGCGCTGATCTTCCTGATCGGCCTTGCGCTGAATTTCATTCCCAAGTTCGATCCCGCCACGCTGCGCATTCCGGGCGTGCTGCAAAGGATCGCCTTGTGCACCGCGCTTGCGGCGCCTCTCGTTGTGTACTTCAACTGGCGCCAGCAGCTGTGGTGGATAGCGGGCCTGCTGGCCTTCTATTCAGGCGTGATGCTGCTGATTCCCGTGCCGGGGCCGGACGGCGTCGTGGCGGCAGGGCTGCTGGAGCCGGGCCGCGATGTGGGCGCCTATATCGACCGCCTCTTCCTCTCCGGGCATATGTGGGCGCAGTCGAAGACCTGGGATCCTGAAGGGCTGTTCACCACCATTCCCGCCTTGTGCAGCCAGCTCTTTGGCGTGCTCACCGGCCGCTGGCTGCTCACGCTCTACGAACGCAGCGAGAAGACGGCATGGATGCTGGTGGCGGGACTGGGCATGCTGCTGGCGGGCGCCATCCTGGATGTGGTGCTCATGCCGATCAACAAGAGCCTGTGGACCACGTCCTACTGCCTCTTTACCACCGGCTGGGCCCTGCTCATGTTCGGGGTGTTCTACTGGCTGCTGGACGCGGCGCCTTCGTATCCCATGCGGGCGCGGATGGAGAAGCATGCGCAGTTCTTCATCATCTACGGCATGAACGCGCTCTTCATCTTCGCCTTCTCCGGGCTGGTGGCAAAGCTGATCGGCTTCTTCAAGCTGCACGCTGCGCTCTATGCGCCGATCAAGGCCTTGCCGCTGGAGCCGGAAGCGCAGTCCCTGGTCTACGCCCTGCTGTTCAACACGGCGATGTTCGCGGTGGCGTGGTACATGTGGCGCCGCCGCTGGTTCGTCAAGGTTTAG